Below is a window of Sylvia atricapilla isolate bSylAtr1 chromosome 17, bSylAtr1.pri, whole genome shotgun sequence DNA.
GGGGTTGGTGTATCCCTGGGGCAGCGCCCACCCCCATGGTTTGGGCTTCACCCTGAGCAGTGGCAGCGATTTCAAAGCCTGGTGCTGGTTCTGGGGTGCTGCTGTGTCAAGGGAAAGGTGGCTGCTGTCAGGAATTTCTGATCCCAGAGttatttcctgcagcagccacagctgtggaCACGAAAGaagctcctggagctgtcctggagcagggggagaggaGCTCCccgggcacagctctgcccacgGTGCCAACAACCCCAAAAGAAATGTCAAGAAATGTTCCAATGGTCGGGCACCAGGGATCCTGAACCGGGGCTGGCATCCCACGGTGCCATTCCGTGTGCTGGGCCAGGGAATCTCCTGCAGACGGGGACAGGGGACCCACCAGCCCTCGGCAGTGtcctcacagccagcacagggcacagggacatggggacatgaggacatggggacacggggacagagggccacagggcacagggacagagggacataGAGACACAGGGactgagggacacagggatatggggacacaggacacagggatatgggtcacagggacacagggcacagggacacagatcACAGGGACACAGATGGACCCTGCAGGGCCGCACAGAGCCACCAAAGGCAAGTGGGGGtggctcagctgtgcccaggagtGCCCACGgccctgccccactgctgcgGGTGTGGGGACAGGCACAGATGGGTGTCCCAAGGGTCCCCCGGGGCTCAGCCCCTGTcacctctctcctttccctggcaGTCACCTCTGAGCAGATCGAGCACCTGCACCGGCGCTTCAAGCAGCTGAGCCAGGACCAGCTGACGATCCGGTATGGAAATTCCAGTCCTATTGTCATTCCCAGGGCAATTCCAGCCCCAGAGCCGGGGCCACCCCCACATCTCCCCGttccctgggctgcccagggctcccagtCCAGGGCTGGGATTCCGAGTGTCCTTCCcagccatccccagcccctgcagcgTGGCCTTGTGAATGAATATTCCAAGGAAAaccacacagtgacacagtggcCTTTGAGCAGAGACACTCCTGATGACCATCTCATCATCCCCCGGTTTTTAAAGCCCTCTTGGGGAGAGAAGGGGGGTCGCAGGTGCTCTGGTCCCTCTCCTCGGTGGCTGCACAGGGAATTGTCACCCCGGGAGAGCTCCAagtcccctctgctccctcctcccgGGGTTATTCCTTGGCTCCTTTGCTTTATAAACCGTGGAGAGCAAAGGCGCAGCACGGGCTCAGCACAAAGCTGAGGGGAGGGCGAACAGCAGGATCCTTCCCGTGCCTTATTGAGCTCTGCTTGGGGCCTCTGTCCCGGGAAAACTCAAATCCACGGCGGGTGGAGCCGTGCAGAGCCCCGGTGTCACCCCGAGAGCTTCCCAAAGACCCATGTAGTGGGACAAAATCCCTGAGCACAGACTTGCTCTCAGTCTGAACGGAAGGAAAACAGGGGTTTTATCCAAAACCTCTTTGTGATTGCTCTGGAGGGAAGGGGTTGGGTCCCTCCAGGGCTCTCAGGgtctctcctctccatctgcCTCACACTCCGGGtgtctctgtcccctctgcagcaAGGAGAACTTTGACAGCATTCCCGACCTGGAGTTCAACCCCATCAGGGGCAAAATCGTCCACGCCTTCTTTGACAAGCGGTGAGAACCCCCCAGCAGCCCGGGAGGGGAGGTTTATCCTCTGGAAACGGgatggggctgggcagggatttTCTCCCTAATGtctggggtggcagcaggtgGAAAAGGAGACCTTTAAGCTCAATCTTAGGGACAGAGCAGTCCTAAAGCCCCGCTGGGGGCTGTGATGGGCTCGGCAGTGGGCGGTTTGGGGGCTCCCCGTCACCCTGGGCTCGGGCTCCCGCAGGAACCTGCGGCAGGAGTCGGATGGGCTGGCCGAGGAGATCAACTTCGAGGACTTCCTCACCATCATGTCCTACTTCAGACCCATCGAGATGAACATGGACGAGGAGCAGCTCGACCGCTTCCGGAAGGAGAAACTGAAATGtgaggctgtcccagggctcGGGGTCGGGGTGGTGGAAGGGGCTGCCCTgaccctgccctctgctcctgtccctgccagtCCTGTTCCACATGTACGACTCGGACCACGACGGGAAGATCACGCTGCAGGAGTACAGAAATGTAACGTGTCCTCGCTGCTGCCCCGTGCCCCGCTCCCGGCCTGGGGCTCACCCCGTGCCTTGCAGGtggtggaggagctgctgtcagggAACCCGCACCTGGAGAAGGAGTCAGCTCGGTCCATCGCCGACGGGGCCATGATGGAGGCAGCCAGCATCTGCGTGGGACAAATGGTGGGAGCCTGTGCCgggggctgagccctgctctgccgcggcactgaggggctgtgctgccatcagAAACGGggctgggaggtgtccctgcttcCCAGGGCTTCTCCCTGTCCCGGGGCTGCTTTTGGCTTCAGATGTTttggcagggagcagcttccAGGGTGatgttttctcatgagaagaGCCCAGAGGGGGGGATCAGTGAACAGCATCCCATAACCCCCCCATCCTTACTGCTcatggaaaagctgctccttgCAGCCGTGGGGAGCCAGTTTTGGGCTGCCCATGGGGTCCAGGGCGGGGAACCCATGGGAGATGTGTCCCTCAGCCCCAGGGGACATCCCTGGGCCAGCCCTTCCCCATCCCCCAGGGGCAGCTGCGATGTTTCCTCTCTCACCGCGACAGGGCCCGGACCAGGTGTACGAGGGCATCACCTTCGAGGATTTCCTCAAGGTGGGTGACATCTCTGCCGTCCCCAGGAGGAGGGGCCTGGGCGGGCACAGGGGGCGGGGGTGTCCtgctcagccccggcccccggcAGATGTGGCAGGGAATCGACATCGAGACCAAGATGCACGTCCGCTTCCTCAACGTGGACACCATCGCCCACTGCTActgatggagcagcaggaggaggaggatccaggcagcagcagctccgtgTCCTGGCACATGGCACCTGGCTCCCAGCTCCATGGCTCTGCCCCACCCTGTGCCCGTTCCACGCTGGGGCCGCCCTCTGCTCTCCAGAAACATCAGAGGCTTTTATCTGtaataaaagatatttctctttttagtCCTCGCTGGGAAATTCTCCGTCCATCCATCACTCCACGGTGGAGTGTTTCCCTGAGCAGAAAGCCTCCACAAATCCTGGCTGCCCCATAAATCTGGATTTTTAGCCTCTGCCCCGTGCTGCTGCGGGGAAGGAGCTGCCCGGGCtgtggggagaggcagggatggggatgctgaggggcaggaggagaaggcagcaccCGAAAGGACAACCACCTTGCCCACTCTGCACCTTACACTGAAGGTGGTGGCAGCGACACAAGGAATATTCCCGATTTAATCCCAAACCTGCCCCCGCGGCGGCCGGAGCCGGGCGGGAGGAGCCCGGAGCTGGcagcggggacacggggacgcggggacacggggacgtGGGCTCCTGGCAACCAGGTGGCTcctgcccccacatgttcccGCTAGAACAAGGCACGGGAGACGGGGGGTTGTTTCCTGGTATTAATAACTGCATGGCTCCGGGCGGGTTTCTCTCTCCGAGGCAGCctgagctggagagggaaaaaagagcaatGGCTATTTTTAGAAAAGCCGGAGAGATTTATTTGTTGTATCAAAACGCAGCTTCCCCTGGGGACCCGAGCGGCGGCGGGTGAGGGGCAGCGGATCCCGGGCGCTGCTGTCGGCCGCTCCATCCCTGCGGCACCCAGCGCATCCCCggctcagggcagcagcaattctccttcttctcctcgTGCCTGCGGCTCTCTGCTCAGCCACCGCCCCACCGAGGGCACATTTCGGCTTTCCCTCACAGGCTCTGTCCGCTCCGCAGTCCCGGCCGTCCGGAGGCGCTGGAGCTGGGCGTGGAGCGGCTCCCGGAGCCGCCGGGGGAGGACGGGCAGCGCCCCGCTGCAATGCAGCGCTGCCCGCGGGGAGCGCACGGCTCGGCTGCGGCACGGCCGGCCCCGGGACACGGCCCCGAGCCCATCCCCACAATGGGAATGTCCCCGGAGCCCGGGACAGCGCTGCCGGAGCCCGAGGGGATGGACcgggagccgggctgggctggcgGCGGACGGTGGGGATGGAGCTCCCGGCTCTCCCGGAGGAGCCTTggggccctgcagggctcctgtggctgccccacagcccgggCTGCCTTCGCAGGGCTCCGGGattccctcctgctctccctgggtCCCTCTGGGCAGCCCCGTGCCCCGGACACCACATGGGCACCGCCCGGGCAGAGGAACGTCctccccctcctgctcctgctgaacctctcctcctcttcctcctcctgcctgtgccgGACCCTCCGTGCTCCTTCCTCACACGAGGGCACAacacccagctcctccccaaatccccaggTTTCCGCAGCCAACCCAggctcctttccctgttttcccactAAAATCTCCAGGCAGAGGCTGCGGGACCATCCCACACCCTAATCTCCCAGTCACAGTCCTGAGTGCCTCTAAGGTCCCAAAcccccagctggggctgcagggagattTGGGACCCCggcagatcccaaatccctgcagatCCCAGATCGCTGCAGATACCACGAGGTCCCCCTCCACACCCCGATTTCCCTGGAGGAATGGTCTACAAGgatccagagcagcaggggctggggcacaccCTGCAACGCAGGGAGGCAGAGGCCAGCAGGAGTGAGGAGGAGGGACGAGAGGATAATTATTACCCCTTGAGTTAATGAGCTGCCCCCTGATGTTCTAAGTGGCAAGGGAAGTGTGGGAGGTTGGGAAACAGAGGAAGGACTCGGCACAAACGGGCTGCAGCGTTCTCCCTTTGCCTGTGTTGGGAATTCTGTGTGGGAAATGGGATgagtggggagcaggagggagggctGGACAGAGCGGGTGacaggcagggagaagggaagctGAGCCTGAACCTCAGCCCAGGAAAGGGTGAGGAGCCACAAGGATGGGCAGGAGCATCGCTCCAGCACCACACGGTGTTGATGTTACACACAGCAAACCCCAGCGAAACGAGGATAATAATCctgaaaatcacaggaaaaTCTGGCAGAGCCCCGGGAAACCTGGCAAGGGCGATGCTTCTGCCCTGCAAAATCCTGCAAAGCCCAGAGAATTCCGTAAAGGATCAAGGTTCTGTTGTGGGGCCAGGACGCTGAGCCCTGGGACGTGGCACAAAGCTCTGGGGCAGatcccagcagtgctcagcagagGGTGATCGGAAAACTGAAGCTGCTTTATCACAAATTGGAAAACTCCAGGGAGGACGATAAAGACTGAGCAGcatcagagagagagaaggccCCTGGGGTTGGAGATGGGAACTGAGTGACCCCAggagtgcagggcagggacccAGGGCAGGTGGGCATtggcacagaggggacacagcttGATCCATGTCCCCACCCTTCTCTCTCATCCATCAGCCCCCCTGGagcctgggaacagcaggagagACCAAACACGGGGacagctgcccaggaagggaggggagagcaggagagcaggaggcagcacagacccacagccagggagctggggcagccactGGCAGCTGATATTTCTAAGCCAGACTTTGAGGAGTTCCTTGTTCCTTTGAGTGGCACTGCCTGAGGCAGGGGTGACAGAAGAAAACCccacctgcagctcttccaCGAAGAGGAATTTGGCCCAGAGATTTGAGCTCCACGTATCTGGATAAAACATCTGCCAGTGGTACAAATCCTGACCTGGAACAGGCCCTTTCCCCCAGGATTTTACTGCGCAATCTGCAGCACTTCACCTGCTTACGGGGCCTGCAGTCACTGCTGCCCCACCTTcccctgtggcagcaggaggacaCCAGCTCCATGTACCTGGAGTCTGAGAATCATCTCCAGGAGGTGGAAATGTACAGCAGACAAATGGCACTGGAGGAGAAGAGGGGGCACACAGGACATGAACAAGTTCCTGCACCACTTCAGTGCACCTACGTTCACCCCTC
It encodes the following:
- the TESC gene encoding calcineurin B homologous protein 3 isoform X1, with the translated sequence MGSAHSVPAEMRELADRTGFTSEQIEHLHRRFKQLSQDQLTIRKENFDSIPDLEFNPIRGKIVHAFFDKRNLRQESDGLAEEINFEDFLTIMSYFRPIEMNMDEEQLDRFRKEKLKFLFHMYDSDHDGKITLQEYRNVVEELLSGNPHLEKESARSIADGAMMEAASICVGQMGPDQVYEGITFEDFLKMWQGIDIETKMHVRFLNVDTIAHCY
- the TESC gene encoding calcineurin B homologous protein 3 isoform X2, with the translated sequence MGSAHSVPAEMRELADRTGFTSEQIEHLHRRFKQLSQDQLTIRKENFDSIPDLEFNPIRGKIVHAFFDKRPIEMNMDEEQLDRFRKEKLKFLFHMYDSDHDGKITLQEYRNVVEELLSGNPHLEKESARSIADGAMMEAASICVGQMGPDQVYEGITFEDFLKMWQGIDIETKMHVRFLNVDTIAHCY